The following DNA comes from Streptomyces globosus.
CGCCCCGTTCTCGCTGTTCTCGTACGCCGAGCTGACCATCCCCTCCAGCCTGGCGGGGATCTGCAACGCCACCTCCCCGCTGTGGGGCATGGCGCTGTCGCTGGTCGCGCTCTCGGAGGACCGGCCCACCCGCCGCCGGGTCGCCGGCCTCGGCCTCGGCTTCCTCGGGGTGCTGACCGTCCTCGGGGCGTGGCAGGGCTTCGCCGGCCTCGACGCCAGGGGCACCGCCCTCGCGCTGCTCGCCTCGCTCTGCTACCCGATCGGCTGGATCTACGTCCGCCGCACCCTCGCGTCGGTCCCCGGCTCCCCGGTCGCACTGACCGGCGGCCAGCTCCTGCTCTCCACGGCGCAGCTGCTGCTGGTGAGCGCCGTGTTCACCACCGCCCCCGGCGCGTTCCCGCTGTGGCCGACGCTGTCGGTGATCACCCTGGGCGCGCTCGGCACGGGCATGGCGCTCCAGATGCAGTACGGCCTGGTCGCGGAGGTCGGGCCGACGACGGCCCAGATGGTCACCTACTTCATCCCGGTCATCGCGACCGCGGCGGGCGTCGCCCTGCTGGGCGAGAGCCTCCACTGGAACACCCCGGTGGGCGCCGCGATCGTCCTCGTGGGCGCGGCGCTCACCCAGGCCCGCCGCCGCCAGGGCCTGTATTGAGTTGCCCCGTGGAGCAAGGAGCGGCGTTCGGTGCGTGCCCTCGGTGTGCGGGACGAATGTCCTAGTAGCTCCGCTACGAGGACATTCGGCTCGTGCGCCGAGGGTGCGTGCCGGGCGTCGCGACGCCGCGGGGCAACTCAATACAGGCCCTGGCACTACCAGGGCCGTGCGGCCGGGCGCCCGCCCCGTCAGACGGTCCGGCCGCCGGCGCCCGGCCGGACCGCTGCGGCCAGCGCCTCGGCCAGTGCGGGGGCCTCCGCGGGCTCCAGCCCGGACACCGTCACCCGAACGCCGGGCCCCGACCGCACCCGGAAGCGGCTGCCCGGCGCCACCGCCCAGCCGGCCGCGAACATCCGCGCCACCGCGCCCGCCTCGTCGGCTGCCGGCACCCACACGTTCAGCCCGCTGCGGCCGTGGGCCCGTACGCCGTGCCCGGCGAGGGCCGTGATCAGTGCGTCCCGCCGCTCCCCGTACGAGCGGGAGACCCGTACGGGGTCCACCGCCCCGGCGGTCCACAGCTCAACGACCGCGTACTGGAGCAGCCGGCTCACCCAGCCCGGCCCCAGCCGCTGTCGGCCGCGGACCCGGTCCAGGGTCACCGCGTCACCGGTGAGCACGGCCAGCCGCAGGTCCGGCCCGTACGCCTTCGCGGTGGAGCGGACGAGCGCCCAGTGGGCCGTCACCCCGCCGAGCGGGTGCAGGGGCGCGTCGGTGATGCCGTGCCCGTGGTCGTCCTCGATGACGAGCACCCCGGGGTGTGCGGCCAGGACGGCCCGCAGCTCCGCCGCGCGCCCGGCGGCGACGACCGCGCCGGTCGGGTTCTGCGCCCGGGCGGTGACGACCAGCGCCCGCGCCCCGAGCCGCAGCGCCTCGGCGACGGCGGCCGCCGCCGGACCGTCGTCGTCGACCGCCACGGGCAGGACGCGCAGCCCGAGCGCCGCGACCAGGTCGAGGAGGCTGCCCCAGCCGGGGTCCTCCACCGCCACGG
Coding sequences within:
- a CDS encoding DMT family transporter; its protein translation is MSAPATPRTAAPPTTSTPPAPRATSRVDWRLRFALLSVVWGFSFLLIKVGTEAYAPFHVALGRVFFGALALMAVLLLRREPLPRGRRTWMHLAVAALLLNTAPFSLFSYAELTIPSSLAGICNATSPLWGMALSLVALSEDRPTRRRVAGLGLGFLGVLTVLGAWQGFAGLDARGTALALLASLCYPIGWIYVRRTLASVPGSPVALTGGQLLLSTAQLLLVSAVFTTAPGAFPLWPTLSVITLGALGTGMALQMQYGLVAEVGPTTAQMVTYFIPVIATAAGVALLGESLHWNTPVGAAIVLVGAALTQARRRQGLY
- a CDS encoding aminotransferase class I/II-fold pyridoxal phosphate-dependent enzyme, whose protein sequence is MLGEYRISGRRASEIAAAVEEGVASGALAPGTLLPPMRELAGELGVNPNTVAAAYRTLRERGVIETEGRRGSRVRGRPATAPRDQPPLPPGARDTASGNPDVRLLPPLGAALAAAAARHARRPTLYGDDPVVPELARAARTALDAEGVAAGPVAVTSGALDGIERVLAAHLRPGDAVAVEDPGWGSLLDLVAALGLRVLPVAVDDDGPAAAAVAEALRLGARALVVTARAQNPTGAVVAAGRAAELRAVLAAHPGVLVIEDDHGHGITDAPLHPLGGVTAHWALVRSTAKAYGPDLRLAVLTGDAVTLDRVRGRQRLGPGWVSRLLQYAVVELWTAGAVDPVRVSRSYGERRDALITALAGHGVRAHGRSGLNVWVPAADEAGAVARMFAAGWAVAPGSRFRVRSGPGVRVTVSGLEPAEAPALAEALAAAVRPGAGGRTV